From a region of the Qipengyuania spongiae genome:
- a CDS encoding class I adenylate-forming enzyme family protein, translating into MENAPDAADLSQPFGSYHAIFARWAEVQPEAVALRDESGALSWSDMVDRIERIAARLAADGLDRGQSVAILGTSTISYALVFLAAMRAGGVAAPLTTSASADQLAGMAADSGARHIFIDRAKLGEMGEDSFPGMERIVLDEELSNWMAPAGAKAPDFAPDPDDPFNIIYSSGTTGTPKGIVHSHRMRWRQFGSTAASYLAAGLPVRALASTPLYSNTTMVAFLAPLLAGGSVRIMGKFDAAKWLGFAEADRTTTTMLVPVQYQRLMDEPRLDDFDLSSLAIKYCTSAPFPAELKREVLVRMPGALIEIYSMTEGGVVCLLPAHEFPDKLHTVGRPAPGSELKVLDDRDGEVAPGTPGNLVGRSGTMMAGYRNQPEKTREGQWIDPDTGEVWQRMGDIGRIDADGFVELVGRAKDMIISGGFNIYPVDLENALLEEDGVVEAAVIGVPSRRWGETPVGFVRLAHHSKGGPDVAEAILAAVNSRLGKTQRLAALYPINEMPRSHIGKLLKSELREMAARHDDPA; encoded by the coding sequence ATGGAAAACGCCCCCGATGCAGCCGACCTCTCGCAACCCTTCGGGTCCTATCACGCGATCTTCGCGCGCTGGGCAGAGGTGCAGCCCGAAGCGGTCGCGCTGCGCGACGAGAGCGGCGCGCTTAGCTGGTCCGACATGGTCGACCGGATCGAGCGGATCGCCGCGCGGCTGGCGGCGGACGGTCTGGATCGCGGGCAGTCGGTCGCTATTCTCGGCACTTCGACCATATCCTATGCGCTGGTCTTCCTCGCCGCCATGCGGGCCGGTGGAGTGGCGGCGCCGCTGACCACCAGCGCCAGCGCGGACCAGCTGGCCGGAATGGCGGCGGACAGCGGCGCGCGGCATATCTTCATCGACCGCGCCAAGCTGGGCGAAATGGGCGAAGACAGCTTTCCCGGCATGGAACGGATCGTGCTGGACGAAGAGCTGAGTAACTGGATGGCGCCCGCCGGAGCGAAAGCTCCCGATTTCGCGCCCGACCCGGACGATCCCTTCAACATCATCTATTCGAGCGGGACGACCGGCACGCCCAAGGGCATCGTCCATTCGCACCGGATGCGCTGGCGGCAGTTCGGCTCGACCGCGGCGAGCTATCTGGCGGCGGGCCTTCCGGTGCGCGCGCTCGCATCGACGCCGCTTTATTCGAACACCACCATGGTCGCCTTTCTCGCCCCGCTGCTGGCGGGCGGATCGGTGCGGATCATGGGCAAGTTCGACGCTGCGAAATGGCTCGGTTTCGCCGAGGCCGACCGGACGACCACGACCATGCTCGTTCCGGTCCAGTACCAGCGGCTGATGGACGAGCCGCGTCTGGACGACTTCGACCTGTCATCGCTGGCGATCAAATACTGCACGTCGGCCCCGTTCCCCGCCGAGCTCAAGCGCGAAGTGCTCGTTCGGATGCCGGGCGCGCTGATCGAGATCTACTCGATGACCGAGGGCGGCGTCGTCTGCCTCCTTCCCGCGCACGAGTTTCCCGACAAGCTGCACACGGTCGGCCGGCCCGCGCCGGGCAGCGAGCTCAAAGTGCTCGACGACCGGGATGGCGAGGTCGCGCCCGGCACGCCCGGCAATCTCGTCGGCCGCAGTGGCACCATGATGGCGGGGTACAGGAATCAGCCCGAGAAGACGCGCGAAGGCCAGTGGATCGATCCGGACACCGGCGAGGTGTGGCAACGCATGGGCGATATCGGCCGCATCGATGCGGACGGATTCGTCGAACTGGTCGGCCGCGCCAAGGACATGATCATCTCGGGCGGGTTCAACATCTACCCGGTCGATCTGGAGAACGCGCTGCTCGAGGAGGATGGCGTGGTCGAGGCGGCGGTGATCGGGGTGCCGTCGCGCCGCTGGGGAGAGACGCCGGTCGGTTTCGTGCGTTTGGCGCATCATTCGAAAGGCGGGCCGGACGTGGCCGAAGCCATCCTCGCTGCGGTCAATTCCCGGCTCGGAAAGACCCAGCGGCTCGCCGCGCTGTACCCCATAAACGAAATGCCGCGCAGCCATATCGGCAAGCTGCTCAAGAGCGAGCTGCGCGAAATGGCGGCACGGCATGACGACCCGGCCTGA
- a CDS encoding endonuclease III domain-containing protein, which translates to MLSESETEEVFRRLAAAMPGRTPGAKGPKGQPDAFRSCISCMLSAQSLDRNTAKAAKALFALATTPEAMLALDDATIAAAIRPCGLYNNKTRSIRHFCEALLAGYGGIVPDTREDLLNLPGIGRKCADIVLSFTFGKDTIAVDTHVHRVCNRIGLTHAKTADTTAIQIEERAPAWAMHEGHFWLIQFGKRVCTARAPKCPSCPLNDLCEWYAEARPTS; encoded by the coding sequence GTGCTGAGCGAGTCCGAAACCGAGGAGGTGTTCCGCCGCCTCGCCGCCGCCATGCCGGGGCGCACGCCCGGAGCGAAGGGTCCGAAAGGCCAGCCCGATGCCTTTCGCAGCTGCATCTCCTGCATGCTCTCGGCCCAGTCGCTCGACCGCAACACGGCCAAGGCGGCCAAGGCGCTGTTCGCGCTGGCGACGACGCCGGAGGCCATGCTCGCGCTCGACGATGCGACCATCGCGGCGGCGATCCGACCGTGCGGGCTCTACAACAACAAGACCCGCTCGATCCGCCACTTCTGCGAGGCATTGCTAGCCGGATATGGCGGAATTGTACCCGATACGCGCGAAGACCTGCTGAACTTGCCCGGAATTGGACGCAAATGTGCCGACATCGTGCTCAGCTTTACCTTCGGGAAGGACACGATCGCGGTCGACACCCACGTCCATCGCGTGTGCAACCGCATCGGCCTGACGCACGCGAAAACCGCCGACACAACCGCCATCCAGATCGAGGAGCGCGCTCCCGCCTGGGCCATGCACGAGGGCCATTTCTGGCTCATCCAGTTCGGCAAGCGGGTCTGCACTGCCCGCGCGCCAAAATGCCCGAGTTGCCCGCTGAACGATCTGTGCGAATGGTATGCGGAAGCGCGGCCTACCAGCTGA
- a CDS encoding ABC transporter ATP-binding protein, which yields MTGQPAIRIDNLVKRYAGTGSGDDKLALKGVSFDVPQGEVFGLLGPNGAGKSTLINILAGLVTKTSGNAEIWGFDIDEHPRNAKRSIGIVPQEIVFDPFFTPFEVLENQGGFYGIGKGERRSEELLRAVHLADKRDAYARTLSGGMKRRLLIAKAMVHSPPILVLDEPTAGVDVELRRQLWELVTELNREGVTVVLTTHYLEEAEQLCDRIAIINHGELIANKPTRDLIGMAREKIVAITVDKDIAGPPMEEAFLKAEVVEPRRIEITYDRDATSAGQVLALLQQHGYAIEDVTTREADLEDVFVQLTGAG from the coding sequence ATGACTGGGCAGCCCGCGATCCGCATCGACAATCTCGTGAAGCGCTATGCGGGGACCGGGAGCGGTGACGACAAGCTGGCGCTGAAGGGCGTCAGCTTCGACGTGCCCCAGGGCGAGGTCTTCGGCCTGCTCGGCCCCAACGGCGCGGGCAAGTCGACGCTTATCAACATTCTCGCCGGTTTGGTCACCAAGACATCGGGCAATGCCGAGATCTGGGGCTTCGACATCGACGAACATCCCCGCAACGCCAAGCGCAGCATCGGCATTGTCCCGCAGGAAATCGTCTTCGATCCCTTCTTCACCCCGTTCGAGGTGCTCGAGAATCAGGGCGGCTTCTACGGCATCGGCAAGGGCGAGCGGCGGAGCGAGGAGCTGCTGCGCGCGGTCCATCTGGCGGACAAGCGCGACGCCTATGCCCGCACGCTCTCGGGCGGCATGAAGCGCCGATTGCTGATCGCCAAGGCGATGGTCCACTCGCCCCCGATCCTGGTGCTGGACGAGCCGACGGCGGGCGTCGATGTCGAATTGCGGCGGCAGTTGTGGGAACTGGTGACCGAGCTCAACCGCGAGGGCGTGACGGTGGTCCTCACCACCCACTATCTCGAGGAAGCCGAGCAATTGTGCGACCGGATCGCGATCATCAATCATGGCGAGCTGATCGCCAACAAGCCGACCCGCGACCTGATCGGCATGGCACGCGAGAAGATCGTCGCGATCACGGTCGACAAGGATATTGCCGGCCCGCCGATGGAAGAGGCGTTCCTCAAGGCCGAGGTGGTCGAGCCGCGCCGCATCGAGATTACCTACGATCGCGACGCGACCAGCGCGGGCCAGGTCCTCGCGCTGCTCCAGCAGCATGGCTATGCGATCGAGGATGTCACCACGCGGGAAGCCGATCTGGAGGACGTGTTCGTCCAGCTGACCGGCGCGGGCTAG
- the tldD gene encoding metalloprotease TldD, which yields MPTSQGMTALPNSATDATSLLYKPGQLDPDEAKALTARLLSGTDDGELYLQFIASESFAFDDGRLKTADYSRDSGFGLRGVSGETTGFAHANEISAAAIARAGETLQLLDPAKGQPAPPPARTNRFMYTDASPLDLVPFAEKVALLEKIDAVARAKDPRVAQVTASLLASWSVVEIVRADGFVARDLRPLVRLNIGIVAEANGRRERGSFGMGGRYLYERLFDEGEWLRGVDEAVRQALVNLDSVAAPAGETTVLLGPGWPGVLLHEAVGHGLEGDFNRKGTSAFSGRIGERVAAPGVTVVDDGSIAERRGSLSIDDEGTPTGETVLIEDGILKGYMQDRLNARLTGVAPTGNGRRESYKHSPMPRMTNTFMRSGHDDPAELLARVKDGIYATSFGGGQVDITSGKFVFACTEAYKVENGRIVSPIKGATLIGDGPKVLTRVSGIGNDMTLDEGVGVCGKGGQSVPAGVGQPTLLIDGLTVGGTG from the coding sequence ATGCCTACATCGCAAGGCATGACCGCACTTCCCAATTCGGCGACCGACGCCACCAGTCTGCTCTACAAGCCCGGGCAGCTCGACCCCGACGAGGCAAAGGCGCTCACCGCCCGTCTGTTGTCGGGCACCGATGACGGCGAGCTGTACCTGCAATTCATCGCCTCTGAGAGCTTCGCCTTCGATGACGGGCGGCTGAAGACCGCCGACTATTCGCGCGACTCCGGCTTCGGCCTGCGCGGCGTGAGCGGCGAGACGACCGGCTTCGCCCATGCCAACGAGATCAGCGCGGCGGCGATCGCGCGCGCGGGCGAAACGCTGCAACTGCTCGATCCGGCGAAGGGCCAGCCGGCCCCGCCTCCGGCGCGGACCAATCGCTTCATGTACACCGATGCGAGCCCGCTCGACCTCGTGCCCTTCGCCGAGAAGGTCGCGCTGCTCGAGAAGATCGACGCGGTTGCGCGGGCGAAGGACCCGCGCGTGGCACAGGTAACCGCCAGTCTGCTGGCGAGCTGGAGCGTGGTCGAGATCGTGCGCGCCGACGGTTTCGTCGCGCGCGACCTGCGCCCTCTGGTGCGCCTCAATATCGGCATCGTCGCCGAGGCGAACGGACGGCGCGAGCGCGGCAGCTTCGGCATGGGCGGGCGTTATCTCTACGAACGGTTGTTCGATGAAGGCGAGTGGCTGCGCGGTGTGGACGAGGCGGTGCGGCAGGCGCTCGTCAATCTCGACAGCGTGGCCGCTCCGGCGGGCGAGACCACCGTTCTTCTCGGCCCGGGCTGGCCGGGCGTGCTGCTGCACGAGGCGGTCGGCCACGGGCTTGAAGGCGATTTCAACCGCAAGGGCACCAGTGCCTTTTCCGGCCGGATCGGCGAGCGGGTCGCCGCACCGGGCGTGACCGTGGTCGATGATGGGAGCATCGCGGAACGGCGCGGTTCGCTCTCGATCGACGACGAGGGGACGCCGACCGGGGAAACCGTGCTGATCGAGGACGGTATTCTCAAAGGCTACATGCAGGATCGGCTGAACGCGCGCCTCACGGGCGTCGCCCCCACCGGCAATGGGCGGCGCGAAAGCTACAAACATTCGCCCATGCCTCGCATGACCAACACCTTCATGCGCTCCGGCCATGACGATCCGGCCGAACTGCTCGCCCGCGTGAAGGATGGCATCTACGCCACCAGCTTCGGCGGCGGTCAGGTCGACATCACCAGCGGCAAGTTCGTCTTCGCCTGCACCGAGGCCTACAAGGTCGAGAACGGCAGGATCGTCTCGCCGATCAAGGGCGCGACGCTGATCGGCGACGGGCCGAAGGTGCTCACCCGCGTTTCGGGCATCGGCAACGACATGACGCTCGACGAAGGGGTGGGCGTCTGCGGCAAGGGCGGTCAGAGCGTGCCTGCTGGGGTCGGACAGCCGACCCTGCTGATCGACGGGCTCACGGTCGGCGGAACGGGCTAG
- a CDS encoding DUF924 family protein: protein MAVTNRPWARDLLYCWFHVLGPAAWFAGGEDVDAFLKVQFGRWLTPLGTQSAESFLTDRATARAAILLFDQLPRNLFRDDPRAYRWDPLALAITHGAIRKGWHRGLSRDEAQFVLMPLMHSEAIADQRLSLRLFMRYAPGSLSFARSHHRMIARFGRFPHRNAVLGRHSTAAEIRAVAAGFSW, encoded by the coding sequence ATGGCCGTAACGAACCGGCCGTGGGCGCGGGACCTCCTCTATTGCTGGTTTCACGTGCTCGGCCCTGCCGCCTGGTTTGCCGGGGGTGAGGATGTCGACGCTTTTCTCAAGGTCCAGTTCGGACGCTGGCTGACGCCCCTCGGTACGCAATCTGCCGAAAGCTTCCTGACCGATAGGGCGACCGCCCGCGCCGCAATCCTCCTGTTCGACCAGTTGCCGCGCAATCTCTTCCGCGACGATCCGCGTGCCTATCGCTGGGACCCGCTCGCTCTTGCCATCACGCATGGCGCCATCCGGAAGGGATGGCATCGCGGGCTGTCTCGCGACGAGGCGCAATTCGTGCTGATGCCGCTGATGCACAGCGAGGCGATCGCCGACCAGCGCCTCTCGCTGCGACTGTTCATGCGCTACGCCCCCGGATCATTGTCCTTCGCGCGGAGCCACCATCGCATGATCGCGCGATTCGGGCGCTTTCCGCACCGCAACGCCGTTCTCGGGCGACACAGCACTGCAGCGGAAATTCGCGCGGTGGCTGCCGGCTTCAGCTGGTAG
- the gloA gene encoding lactoylglutathione lyase has protein sequence MAETTPANPHGFTFNHTMLRIKDPEKSLEFYCGVLGMTLLRKVDVEAGEFSLYFLGFTGSEDEVPQDERAAAEYVFSRQGVLELTHNWGTEDEDGPVYHDGNSDPRGFGHIALDVPDLDKAVAHFDAHGVTFQKRPEDGMMKHIAFIKDPDGYWVEILDGRTMAGG, from the coding sequence ATGGCCGAAACCACGCCCGCCAATCCGCACGGCTTCACCTTCAACCACACCATGCTGCGCATCAAGGACCCGGAAAAGAGCCTCGAATTCTACTGCGGCGTTCTCGGCATGACGCTGCTGCGCAAGGTCGATGTCGAGGCGGGCGAGTTCTCGCTCTATTTCCTCGGCTTCACCGGCAGCGAGGACGAGGTGCCGCAGGACGAGCGCGCGGCGGCGGAATACGTGTTCTCGCGCCAGGGCGTGCTCGAACTCACGCACAACTGGGGCACCGAGGACGAGGACGGCCCGGTCTACCACGACGGCAATTCCGATCCGCGCGGCTTCGGCCATATCGCGCTCGACGTTCCCGATCTGGACAAGGCCGTCGCCCATTTCGACGCGCACGGCGTCACCTTCCAGAAGCGGCCCGAGGACGGGATGATGAAACACATCGCCTTCATCAAGGACCCCGACGGATACTGGGTGGAGATCCTCGACGGCCGGACCATGGCGGGCGGCTAG
- a CDS encoding L-serine ammonia-lyase translates to MLSILDIFRIGIGPSSSHTVGPMRIARTFVRALEKAEKLDRTARVAVELQGSLALTGIGHGTLDATILGLAGFRPDRTDPDEAVRTLEDIAASGRLKLGNAVEIGFDRARDIDLAGHVIPELHPNGMRLVAYDETGEVLLERTYYSTGGGFVASEAQLRRKPKNDQVNAGTSVPHDFRSAADLLAIADETGLSIAEIVLANEDAVRPREATLEGIDRIAGAMDQCIDRGLSQRGVLPGGLKVARRAPDLWDKLSANPQSNEREQLFDWLNCYAMAVNEENAAGGRVVTAPTNGAAGIIPAVIRFYCVANEEKPCRDSRRTFLLTAGAIGLLYKQRASISGAEMGCQGEVGVACSMAAGGLAALWGASPVQVASAAEIGMEHNLGLTCDPVGGLVQVPCIERNAIGAVKAVNAARLALHRTGAESLVSLDQVIETMRQTGLDMSNKYKETSQGGLAVNVIEC, encoded by the coding sequence GTGCTTTCCATTCTCGACATCTTTCGCATCGGCATCGGGCCTTCCTCCTCGCACACGGTCGGCCCGATGCGGATCGCGCGGACCTTCGTGCGGGCGCTGGAAAAGGCGGAGAAGCTCGACCGGACAGCCCGGGTCGCGGTCGAGCTGCAGGGCTCGCTGGCGCTGACGGGCATCGGCCACGGCACGCTCGATGCCACGATCCTCGGCCTCGCGGGGTTCCGTCCGGACCGCACCGATCCCGACGAGGCGGTGCGCACGCTGGAGGACATCGCGGCCTCAGGGCGGCTGAAACTGGGCAACGCGGTCGAGATCGGTTTCGACCGCGCGCGCGACATCGACCTCGCCGGCCATGTCATTCCCGAGCTCCATCCCAACGGGATGCGTCTCGTCGCATACGACGAGACGGGCGAGGTCCTGCTCGAGCGGACCTATTATTCCACCGGCGGCGGTTTCGTCGCGTCCGAGGCGCAATTGCGGCGCAAGCCCAAGAACGACCAGGTGAACGCGGGCACCTCGGTACCCCACGATTTCCGCTCGGCCGCCGACCTTCTCGCGATTGCCGATGAAACCGGTCTGTCCATCGCCGAGATCGTGCTCGCCAACGAGGATGCGGTGCGCCCGCGCGAGGCGACGCTCGAAGGGATCGACCGCATCGCTGGCGCGATGGACCAGTGCATCGATCGCGGGCTAAGCCAGCGGGGCGTGCTGCCCGGTGGGCTCAAGGTCGCGCGGCGGGCGCCCGACCTGTGGGACAAGCTCTCCGCCAATCCCCAATCGAACGAGCGCGAGCAATTGTTCGACTGGCTCAATTGCTATGCCATGGCGGTGAACGAGGAGAATGCCGCCGGGGGCCGCGTCGTCACCGCGCCGACCAATGGCGCGGCGGGGATCATTCCGGCGGTGATCCGCTTCTACTGCGTCGCGAACGAGGAAAAGCCCTGCCGCGACAGCCGGCGCACCTTTCTTCTGACGGCGGGCGCGATTGGCCTTCTCTACAAGCAGCGGGCGAGCATTTCGGGCGCCGAGATGGGCTGCCAGGGAGAGGTCGGCGTCGCCTGCTCCATGGCCGCCGGCGGGCTCGCCGCGCTGTGGGGCGCATCGCCGGTGCAGGTCGCCAGCGCGGCGGAGATCGGGATGGAGCACAATCTCGGGCTCACCTGCGACCCGGTCGGCGGACTGGTGCAGGTGCCGTGCATCGAACGCAACGCCATCGGCGCGGTCAAGGCGGTCAACGCCGCGCGCCTCGCGCTCCACCGGACCGGCGCCGAAAGCCTCGTCAGCCTCGACCAGGTGATCGAGACGATGCGCCAGACCGGGCTCGACATGAGCAACAAGTACAAGGAAACGAGCCAAGGCGGGCTCGCGGTGAACGTCATCGAATGCTGA
- a CDS encoding zinc-finger domain-containing protein → MSLPPPEVTKVTTRRVWCDGATDIRSGENYKPIALGHPKIYLQIDEHGYVDCGYCDRRFVLEGGPADGVDQAQIIDISEGADPGHR, encoded by the coding sequence ATGAGCCTGCCCCCGCCCGAAGTCACCAAGGTCACCACACGCCGCGTCTGGTGCGACGGCGCGACCGACATCCGCAGCGGGGAGAACTACAAGCCGATCGCGCTCGGCCATCCCAAGATCTATCTCCAGATCGACGAGCATGGCTATGTCGATTGCGGTTATTGCGACCGTCGCTTCGTGCTCGAGGGCGGACCGGCGGATGGGGTCGACCAGGCGCAGATCATCGACATCTCCGAAGGCGCGGACCCCGGACACCGCTAG
- a CDS encoding ZIP family metal transporter, which yields MLMLFAVVLVVSGALVAGAAWGIYGKLPEKLEGFLVALAGGALLLSVTSELIEPSIDKSSVFHAMLGVAAGALVFTICDYLIDEKWGAESGGGLLAAITLDGIPENLALGVALIGAGGLEVAALAGSILLSNLPEAAGGARGMSEGGKRKGRIMLLWTATAILLSVAAIAGNLLLSGVGEGTLAVIRCFAAGAVVASLATEVFPKAFKEDHYMAGIATALGVILAFVLGSLGGG from the coding sequence ATGCTGATGCTGTTCGCCGTGGTGCTGGTGGTCTCGGGCGCGCTGGTCGCCGGGGCCGCATGGGGCATCTACGGCAAGCTGCCCGAAAAGCTCGAGGGATTTCTGGTCGCGCTCGCGGGCGGCGCGCTGCTGCTGTCGGTGACGAGCGAACTGATCGAGCCGTCGATCGACAAGAGCAGCGTGTTTCACGCCATGCTCGGCGTCGCGGCGGGCGCATTAGTGTTCACGATCTGCGACTATTTGATCGACGAGAAATGGGGGGCAGAATCAGGTGGTGGCCTGCTCGCCGCGATCACGCTTGACGGGATACCGGAAAACCTCGCGCTCGGAGTTGCGCTGATCGGGGCGGGCGGCCTCGAAGTGGCCGCGCTCGCCGGATCGATCCTCTTGTCCAACCTGCCCGAAGCGGCTGGCGGGGCGCGGGGCATGAGCGAGGGCGGCAAGCGGAAGGGGCGGATCATGCTGCTCTGGACCGCCACCGCCATCCTTCTCTCGGTCGCAGCGATCGCGGGCAATCTTCTGCTGTCGGGCGTGGGGGAGGGAACGCTTGCCGTCATCCGCTGCTTTGCCGCCGGTGCCGTGGTGGCGAGCCTCGCGACCGAAGTCTTCCCCAAGGCCTTCAAGGAAGATCATTACATGGCCGGGATCGCCACCGCGCTCGGCGTGATCCTCGCCTTCGTGCTCGGAAGCCTCGGGGGAGGCTAG
- the guaA gene encoding glutamine-hydrolyzing GMP synthase: MDQEHLPDSILIVDFGSQVTQLIARRVREAGVYSEIAPFTQAEEAFTRMKPKGIILSGSPASVPDEGSPRAPQCLFDSGLPILGICYGQQVMTHQLGGEVRPGHETGEGGEFGRAFLTVTKSCALFDGLWEEGERHQVWMSHGDKVTRFADGFEIVAISDGAPFAVIADEARRYYGIQFHPEVVHTPDGAKLIANFARHVCGLAGDWTMAEFRATKIAEIREQVGDGKVICGLSGGVDSAVAAVLIHEAIGDQLTCVFVDHGLMRMNEAEQVVTLFRDHYNIPLVHVDVEEQFLSGLAGETDPEKKRKFIGKTFIDVFEEEARKIGGADFLAQGTLYPDVIESVSFTGGPSVTIKSHHNVGGLPERMNLKLVEPLRELFKDEVRDLGRELGLPDVFVGRHPFPGPGLAIRIPGEVTKERCDILRKADAIYLDEIRKAGLYDAIWQAFAVLLPVKTVGVMGDGRTYDSVCALRAVTSTDGMTADVYPFDAGFLTQCATRIVNEVKGINRVVYDYTSKPPGTIEWE; encoded by the coding sequence ATGGACCAAGAGCACCTTCCCGACTCAATCCTGATCGTCGATTTCGGCAGTCAGGTGACACAGCTCATCGCCCGCCGCGTGCGCGAGGCCGGGGTTTATTCCGAGATTGCGCCCTTCACTCAGGCCGAGGAAGCTTTCACCCGGATGAAGCCCAAGGGCATCATTCTGTCCGGATCGCCCGCCAGCGTGCCCGACGAAGGGAGCCCGCGCGCCCCGCAATGCCTGTTCGACAGCGGGCTGCCGATCCTCGGCATCTGTTACGGCCAGCAGGTGATGACCCATCAGCTCGGCGGCGAGGTCCGCCCTGGCCACGAAACGGGGGAGGGCGGCGAATTCGGCCGCGCTTTCCTGACCGTCACCAAATCCTGCGCGCTGTTCGACGGGTTGTGGGAGGAGGGCGAGCGCCATCAGGTCTGGATGAGCCACGGCGACAAGGTCACCCGCTTCGCCGACGGGTTCGAGATCGTCGCCATCAGCGACGGCGCACCCTTCGCCGTGATCGCCGACGAGGCGCGCAGATATTACGGCATCCAGTTCCACCCCGAAGTCGTCCACACGCCGGACGGGGCGAAACTGATCGCCAATTTCGCGCGCCATGTCTGCGGGCTCGCGGGCGACTGGACCATGGCCGAATTCCGCGCGACCAAGATCGCCGAGATTCGCGAACAAGTCGGGGACGGGAAGGTCATCTGCGGATTGTCGGGCGGGGTCGATTCGGCCGTCGCCGCGGTGCTGATCCACGAGGCGATCGGCGACCAGCTCACCTGCGTCTTCGTCGACCATGGCCTGATGCGGATGAACGAGGCGGAGCAGGTCGTCACGCTGTTCCGCGATCACTACAACATCCCGCTCGTCCATGTGGATGTCGAGGAGCAGTTCCTCTCCGGCCTTGCGGGTGAGACCGACCCTGAAAAGAAACGCAAGTTCATCGGCAAGACCTTCATCGACGTGTTCGAGGAAGAGGCGCGCAAGATCGGCGGCGCGGATTTCCTCGCGCAGGGGACGCTCTATCCCGACGTGATCGAGAGTGTCTCCTTTACCGGCGGGCCGAGCGTCACGATCAAGAGCCACCACAATGTCGGCGGTCTGCCCGAACGCATGAACCTGAAGCTGGTCGAACCCTTGCGCGAACTGTTCAAGGACGAGGTCCGCGATCTCGGCCGCGAGCTGGGCCTGCCGGACGTGTTCGTCGGCCGCCATCCCTTCCCCGGCCCCGGCCTCGCCATCCGCATTCCGGGCGAGGTCACGAAAGAGCGGTGCGACATCCTGAGGAAGGCCGACGCGATCTATCTCGACGAGATTCGCAAGGCCGGGCTCTACGATGCGATCTGGCAGGCTTTCGCCGTGCTGCTCCCGGTCAAGACGGTCGGCGTGATGGGCGACGGGCGCACCTATGACAGCGTCTGCGCCCTGCGCGCGGTGACCAGCACTGACGGCATGACGGCGGACGTCTATCCCTTCGACGCCGGCTTCCTCACCCAGTGCGCCACGCGCATCGTCAACGAGGTGAAGGGCATCAACCGGGTGGTCTACGATTACACCAGCAAGCCCCCGGGCACGATCGAGTGGGAATGA
- a CDS encoding endonuclease III domain-containing protein — MQLPLGPDPRTGILRRLQPLLIQRFGRIERAAASRRRPEWVLVQGVVGARTKSAVSNAATDRLLARWGSWEAVADAPLAALRAELGTQTYPNVAAERLKACLANLVARRGAVDLSHLEGMETAEAMRWLEQLPGIGRKIAAGVMNASTLDRRAIVLDGHHTRILRRMGLVPAKAETVRAFAAIMPAMPPEWSAADFDEHHLLMKKVGQTTCRPSQMLCGDCPAEALCETGRQRAC, encoded by the coding sequence TTGCAGCTGCCGCTCGGTCCGGACCCCCGGACCGGCATCCTCCGCCGTCTCCAGCCCCTGCTGATCCAGCGCTTCGGCCGGATCGAGCGGGCGGCGGCGAGCCGGCGGAGGCCCGAATGGGTGCTGGTGCAGGGTGTGGTCGGCGCGCGGACGAAATCGGCGGTGTCGAATGCCGCCACCGACCGGCTGCTGGCGCGCTGGGGCAGCTGGGAGGCGGTGGCCGATGCTCCGCTCGCCGCGCTTCGGGCCGAACTCGGCACCCAGACCTATCCGAACGTGGCCGCCGAACGCCTGAAGGCCTGCCTTGCCAATCTGGTCGCGCGGCGCGGCGCGGTCGACCTCTCCCACCTCGAGGGGATGGAGACCGCCGAAGCGATGCGCTGGCTCGAGCAGCTGCCGGGGATCGGGCGCAAGATCGCCGCCGGGGTGATGAACGCCAGCACGCTCGACCGCCGCGCCATTGTGCTCGACGGACATCACACGCGCATCCTGCGGCGCATGGGGCTCGTCCCGGCGAAAGCGGAAACGGTGCGCGCCTTCGCCGCGATCATGCCCGCCATGCCGCCCGAATGGAGCGCGGCCGATTTCGACGAGCATCACCTGCTGATGAAGAAGGTCGGCCAGACGACCTGTCGCCCTTCGCAAATGCTGTGCGGCGACTGTCCCGCCGAGGCGCTCTGCGAGACGGGAAGGCAACGCGCGTGCTAG